One window from the genome of Epinephelus fuscoguttatus linkage group LG3, E.fuscoguttatus.final_Chr_v1 encodes:
- the r3hcc1l gene encoding coiled-coil domain-containing protein R3HCC1L produces the protein MESDQTKDNCAPTQPTPAPPSQSKKPSQALYVPKQRLQGSKDKPQTQGEAKPRPRPRYTDKARKNAKNKKSKAGAGDKEAPVGGEDGGETQNGDPDVKEERLQDTDMQVNGQPDSADVEADVTSRLEETAAQEEEEDSWDTLFNDDGDCLDPHLLEELAVKEGKKKESIQEPRFNYYNMDRDDDDDIDLTEDELAHIVEIYDFPVEFKTEDLLKLFQCYQQRGFDIKWIDDKHALGLFSSPIAAREALRSRHPLMKLRPLSKSSSATKAKARSCSDYLLPAKERPQTSAALARKLVIGALGVKSNLTKEQREAERKKLQEAREQKRLAAKQKEDAWEGK, from the exons ATGGAGTCGGATCAGACAAAAGACAACTGTGCTCCCACCCAGCCAACACCAGCACCTCCCTCCCAGTCAAAGAAACCAAGTCAGGCTCTGTACGTCCCCAAGCAACGACTTCAAGGCTCCAAAGACAAACCTCAGACTCAGGGAGAAGCTAAACCGAGACCCAGACCTCGCTACACAGACAAGGCAAGAAAAAACGCCAAGAACAAGAAGAGCAAGGCTGGAGCAGGGGATAAGGAGGCTCCTGttggaggagaggatggaggagagaCACAGAATGGTGATCCTGATGTAAAGGAAGAGCGGTTACAAGACACAGATATGCAGGTTAATGGGCAGCCAGACTCAGCCGATGTGGAGGCAGATGTTACCTCACGGCTGGAAGAAACAGCCGctcaggaagaggaggaggacagttGGGACACCTTGTTCAATGATGATGGAGATTGTCTGGATCCGCACCTACTTGAAGAG TTGGCTGTGAAGGAGGGTAAAAAGAAGGAGTCAATCCAGGAGCCCAGGTTTAATTACTACAACATGGACCGAGATGACGATGACGACATCGACCTCACGGAGGATGAACTTGCTCACATTGTAGAGATCTACGACTTCCCTGTCGAGTTTAAGACGGAGGACCTTCTCAAGTTATTTCAGTGCTACCA ACAGAGAGGCTTTGACATTAAATGGATTGATGACAAACACGCCCTGGGCCTCTTTTCAAGCCCCATTGCAG CTCGTGAAgctttaagatccagacatccACTGATGAAGCTGCGACCACTCTCCAAATCCTCCTCTGCCACTAAGGCCAAAGCTCGTAGCTGCTCAG ACTACCTCCTGCCTGCTAAAGAGAGACCTCAGACGAGTGCGGCACTGGCTCGCAAGCTTGTGATCGGTGCCCTCGGTGTGAAGAGCAACCTGACAAAAGAGCAGCGCGAGGCAGAAAGGAAGAAGCTCCAGGAGGCGAGAG AACAAAAGCGGCTGGCAGCCAAACAGAAGGAGGATGCTTGGGAGGGGAAGTGA